The Prochlorococcus sp. MIT 1300 genome has a window encoding:
- the argJ gene encoding bifunctional glutamate N-acetyltransferase/amino-acid acetyltransferase ArgJ, with protein MSVKAVTHLNRSLWSLVSGGLTSPRGFKAAGITAGLKASGKADLALLLAPGKAVCTGVFTKSVTRAACIDLAIQRLQLTGGNVRAVLINSGQANACTGNRGLVDTLKVTEVLAGLLGLEIDQVLMCSTGVIGVPIPVQKLLLALPLLVKGLDDMGGNQAAQAILTTDLVDKQIAVEAELGGRVVRIGGMAKGSGMIHPDMATMLGYITCDAGIPSADWSSMVTRAIDCSFNAITVDGDTSTNDAVIAFAAGPPLDRNYWGALESGLVQVAQFLAKAIARDGEGANCLLEIKVDGASTDQEARCIARAICGSSLVKTAIHGCDPNWGRIVAAAGRSGVAFQLEDLDLWIGDCKLLESGNSLPFDQKEVVTYMRNRMRGRYLIDDCVTIKLVVGSGQGLGISWGCDLSDQYIRINADYTT; from the coding sequence GTGTCTGTGAAAGCTGTGACCCATCTCAATAGATCTTTATGGTCTTTGGTTAGTGGTGGTCTCACTTCTCCTAGAGGCTTTAAGGCGGCAGGAATTACTGCTGGATTGAAAGCCTCGGGGAAGGCAGACTTGGCACTTTTATTAGCCCCTGGCAAGGCGGTTTGTACCGGTGTTTTTACAAAGTCTGTGACTAGAGCAGCTTGCATTGATTTGGCGATTCAACGTTTGCAACTTACCGGTGGAAATGTAAGAGCAGTTTTGATCAATTCTGGGCAAGCAAATGCTTGTACAGGTAATAGAGGTCTAGTTGATACTTTGAAAGTTACGGAAGTTTTAGCTGGTCTGCTCGGGTTAGAGATTGATCAGGTTCTGATGTGCTCTACGGGGGTTATTGGAGTGCCTATTCCTGTTCAAAAGTTGTTGCTGGCTTTACCCCTTCTTGTTAAAGGTCTGGATGACATGGGAGGCAATCAAGCGGCTCAGGCAATACTCACAACTGATTTAGTGGATAAGCAAATTGCTGTTGAAGCGGAGTTAGGAGGAAGAGTGGTCAGAATCGGAGGTATGGCTAAAGGTTCAGGAATGATTCACCCTGATATGGCAACCATGCTGGGTTATATAACCTGTGATGCAGGAATTCCTTCTGCAGATTGGTCATCAATGGTGACGCGTGCCATTGATTGTTCTTTTAATGCAATCACTGTTGATGGTGATACAAGTACAAATGATGCAGTCATAGCTTTTGCTGCTGGACCGCCTCTAGATAGAAATTATTGGGGTGCTTTGGAATCTGGATTAGTGCAAGTCGCGCAATTCTTGGCAAAAGCTATTGCTCGGGATGGGGAAGGGGCCAATTGCCTTTTAGAAATTAAAGTCGATGGAGCTTCAACCGACCAGGAAGCTCGATGTATTGCACGAGCTATTTGTGGGTCATCTTTGGTTAAAACTGCAATACATGGTTGTGACCCTAATTGGGGAAGGATAGTGGCTGCAGCGGGTCGCTCAGGGGTTGCTTTTCAATTAGAAGATCTAGACCTTTGGATTGGCGACTGTAAGTTACTAGAAAGCGGAAATTCATTGCCATTCGATCAAAAGGAAGTTGTTACTTATATGAGGAATCGAATGAGGGGTAGATATCTTATTGATGATTGCGTGACTATTAAACTAGTAGTTGGTAGCGGGCAAGGTCTAGGTATTTCATGGGGTTGTGATCTGTCTGATCAATACATCAGAATTAATGCCGATTACACAACCTAA
- the speA gene encoding biosynthetic arginine decarboxylase, with protein MPLANTAKNKKWTVLDSAALYGLDKWGEQYFSINELGHISVQPKGAGAGSLDLIDLVKGLETRNLQLPLLIRFDDILENRLEQIHTAFDEAIKEYKYAGSYQGVFPIKCNQQRHVVEELISSGEKWHLGLEAGSKAELLIALSLLNDPKALLICNGYKDQRYIETAILARQLGRQPVVVIEQADEVERIISSSRELGAAPLIGIRAKLASRSSGKWSNSVGETAKFGLSIPDILASLEALQSAGLINDLRLLHFHLGSQINDIAVLKDALQEASQIYVELTKLGAPMGYLDVGGGLGVDYDGSKTATTASTNYSLQNYANDVVATIKECCESNQVNVPTLISESGRAIASHFSVLLFNVLGTEGRHKKAPSSSPKECLSISNLRETLAKITATSRESEIAIPNLQEAWNDAIKFKNDALAAFRLGYLRMHERALAEQLTWACAREIVQKLPIEKNIPDELKNLRSNFAHTYYANLSIFRSAPDTWAIDQVFPIMPIHRLNEEPTELGHFADLTCDSHGKITRFIDNGEVKSLLELHQLKPNETYIIGMFLGGAYQEVMGNLHNLFGTTNAVHIRLATNGNYQVDHVVRGDTNANVLEAMEHDPEQLLEKLRIASESAIHRKSLKIKDAQRLMDHLETSLRQSTYLQQ; from the coding sequence ATGCCACTGGCCAACACTGCTAAAAACAAAAAATGGACAGTCTTAGACAGCGCTGCTTTGTATGGACTGGATAAGTGGGGAGAGCAGTATTTTTCGATAAATGAATTAGGTCACATATCTGTACAGCCAAAAGGTGCAGGGGCCGGCTCCCTAGACCTAATAGATCTAGTCAAGGGGCTAGAAACTCGCAATCTTCAACTACCGCTTTTAATTCGTTTTGACGACATTCTGGAAAATAGACTCGAACAAATTCATACAGCTTTTGACGAAGCAATCAAGGAATATAAATATGCCGGTAGTTATCAAGGCGTCTTTCCTATCAAATGCAACCAACAACGTCATGTTGTCGAAGAATTAATCTCGTCTGGGGAAAAATGGCATTTAGGCCTCGAAGCTGGTAGCAAAGCAGAGCTGCTTATAGCTTTATCTCTTTTAAATGATCCAAAAGCACTTTTAATTTGCAACGGCTACAAAGATCAACGCTACATAGAAACAGCTATACTTGCTCGCCAGTTAGGTCGCCAACCTGTAGTAGTCATTGAACAAGCTGATGAAGTTGAAAGAATTATTTCTAGCAGTCGTGAATTAGGCGCAGCCCCCTTAATCGGTATTCGCGCAAAACTCGCCAGTCGAAGTAGTGGAAAATGGAGTAATTCTGTTGGGGAGACAGCAAAGTTTGGTCTTTCAATACCCGACATTCTTGCAAGCTTAGAAGCTCTCCAGTCTGCTGGACTTATTAATGATCTTCGGCTATTGCATTTTCACCTAGGAAGCCAAATCAATGATATAGCTGTTTTAAAAGATGCCCTACAAGAAGCCAGCCAAATATATGTAGAGCTAACCAAGCTAGGAGCACCTATGGGCTACCTTGATGTAGGTGGCGGCTTAGGAGTTGACTACGACGGAAGCAAAACTGCTACCACAGCATCAACAAATTACTCATTGCAGAATTATGCCAACGATGTTGTTGCCACAATAAAAGAATGCTGTGAATCGAATCAAGTAAACGTACCTACTTTGATAAGCGAGAGTGGGAGAGCAATTGCCAGCCATTTTTCAGTTCTTTTATTCAATGTTCTAGGCACAGAAGGGAGACACAAAAAGGCACCATCGAGCAGCCCAAAAGAATGCTTAAGCATTAGCAACCTAAGAGAGACATTAGCCAAAATTACGGCGACCTCACGCGAATCCGAAATTGCTATTCCCAACCTCCAAGAGGCATGGAACGACGCAATCAAATTTAAAAATGATGCACTCGCCGCATTCCGCCTAGGTTACCTTCGCATGCACGAAAGAGCTCTGGCCGAGCAATTAACTTGGGCATGCGCAAGAGAAATCGTGCAAAAACTGCCTATCGAAAAAAACATTCCAGATGAACTCAAAAATTTACGGTCCAATTTTGCCCACACCTACTACGCCAATCTTTCCATATTTCGCTCAGCCCCAGACACTTGGGCCATTGATCAAGTATTTCCTATCATGCCAATTCATAGATTGAATGAAGAGCCTACTGAATTAGGACATTTTGCAGATCTTACTTGTGATTCACATGGAAAAATAACAAGGTTTATAGACAATGGAGAAGTAAAATCTCTGCTTGAACTTCACCAATTAAAGCCTAACGAAACCTACATAATAGGCATGTTTCTAGGTGGAGCTTATCAAGAAGTCATGGGTAATCTGCATAACTTATTTGGAACTACAAATGCCGTACATATTCGCCTAGCCACGAATGGCAACTACCAAGTAGACCATGTTGTACGTGGGGACACAAATGCCAATGTGCTCGAGGCTATGGAACATGACCCAGAACAACTACTGGAAAAATTACGAATAGCCAGTGAGTCGGCAATACACCGAAAAAGCCTAAAAATCAAAGATGCACAACGTCTAATGGATCACCTTGAAACCAGTCTTCGTCAAAGCACATATTTACAGCAATAA
- the coaE gene encoding dephospho-CoA kinase (Dephospho-CoA kinase (CoaE) performs the final step in coenzyme A biosynthesis.), with product MNNPEVQRRIGITGGIASGKSSVANYLAKTYSIPLLDADLFAHEALAPGTEASTKTIRRYGNSILQKTNSFIPEIDRSALSEIIFKDKTERLWLEQLIHPKVEQHLINDLEKYKNYPIVLLMIPLLFEAKFEVFCSEIWLVSCEPKQQLERLIHRNKITSEEAQRRINSQWPLEQKKELVDILIDNSNAKEAWINQVKELI from the coding sequence ATGAATAATCCAGAAGTACAACGACGCATCGGGATAACAGGTGGTATCGCAAGTGGCAAAAGCAGTGTGGCCAACTACCTTGCGAAAACTTATTCGATTCCACTATTAGACGCTGATCTATTTGCACATGAGGCATTGGCCCCTGGGACAGAAGCCAGCACAAAAACGATACGCAGATATGGAAACTCAATTCTTCAAAAAACCAACAGTTTCATCCCAGAGATAGACCGTTCTGCCCTTAGTGAAATTATTTTCAAGGATAAGACAGAGCGATTGTGGCTTGAGCAGCTTATACACCCCAAAGTGGAGCAACATTTGATTAATGACCTGGAAAAATATAAGAACTACCCTATTGTTTTGCTAATGATTCCTCTACTATTTGAGGCAAAATTTGAAGTATTTTGCAGCGAAATATGGCTAGTAAGTTGCGAGCCAAAGCAACAGCTAGAGCGCCTCATTCATCGTAATAAGATCACTTCTGAAGAAGCTCAAAGACGTATAAATTCTCAATGGCCTTTGGAACAAAAAAAAGAACTTGTAGATATATTAATTGATAACAGCAATGCAAAAGAAGCCTGGATTAACCAGGTCAAAGAACTTATTTAG
- a CDS encoding DUF2939 domain-containing protein has product MKTNKPIFWGKLRWITVIAAILYGTCLYASPYVAILKCKRSIERKDSGNLDKCIDYKLLRANLKARFKKFIIKGLGDNTTESPYITLGMLIIVNPLADGMVNAIIRPSNLQALLNYGKLNLRNKEISATEHPQNFVLGNDLRKIEPRLFYNSYRQFTLSIHPSQLNEPIEFLWRRTNLVTWKLHDIHIPHRLYLK; this is encoded by the coding sequence ATGAAAACCAACAAGCCTATTTTTTGGGGCAAACTTCGATGGATTACTGTTATCGCAGCCATTCTTTATGGGACATGCCTTTATGCAAGTCCATACGTTGCAATATTAAAATGTAAAAGATCGATAGAGAGAAAAGATTCAGGCAACTTAGATAAGTGCATTGATTATAAACTCCTTAGGGCTAATCTAAAAGCAAGGTTTAAAAAATTTATAATAAAAGGATTAGGAGATAATACAACTGAAAGTCCATATATCACCTTAGGCATGTTGATAATCGTGAACCCTCTTGCTGATGGCATGGTCAATGCAATAATAAGACCTTCTAATCTTCAAGCCTTACTCAACTATGGCAAATTAAATCTTAGAAATAAAGAAATTAGTGCTACTGAGCATCCCCAGAACTTTGTTCTTGGTAATGATCTAAGAAAGATTGAGCCTAGACTTTTCTATAATTCTTATCGACAATTCACTTTAAGCATCCATCCGTCTCAACTCAATGAGCCAATCGAATTCTTATGGAGGAGAACAAACCTTGTGACATGGAAGCTTCATGACATCCATATACCACACCGTCTTTACTTGAAATGA
- the gatB gene encoding Asp-tRNA(Asn)/Glu-tRNA(Gln) amidotransferase subunit GatB yields MATDKSDWEAVIGLETHVQLGTKSKIFTNASTTFGDDPNTHIDPVVCGLPGTLPVLNQKVLEYAVKAAMALNLNIAMHSKFDRKQYFYPDLPKNYQISQFDEPIAEDGWIEVEVAEKGKETYLKKIGIERLHMEEDAGKLVHAGSDRLAGSTHSLVDYNRAGVALAEIVSKPDLRTGREAAEYASEIRRIVRYLGVSDGNMQEGSLRCDVNISVRRGPKAPFGTKVEIKNMNSFSAIQKACEYEVQRQIKAYEANEPVVQETRLWDEGKQLTKSMRSKEGSSDYRYFPDPDLGPIEVAPELKEKWLSELPELPAQKRHRYAVEYGLSAYDSRVLTDELSMARFFEETVAGGANPKVTSNWITGDIAAYVNSNRLDYTKLPLKPEGLAEMVQMIEEGKISGKIAKEILPDLLAQGGSPRRMIDERGLGMISDSNALLVVIDELLDQFSKEVQDYRDGKTKLQGFFVGQLMKRTGGKADPKLANQLLVMKLKGEEPK; encoded by the coding sequence ATGGCAACAGATAAGTCAGATTGGGAGGCTGTTATTGGTCTTGAAACCCATGTTCAATTAGGTACGAAAAGCAAGATCTTTACCAATGCCTCCACAACGTTTGGTGATGATCCCAATACCCATATTGACCCTGTTGTATGTGGTTTACCAGGCACTTTGCCAGTTTTAAATCAGAAGGTGCTGGAGTATGCCGTTAAAGCTGCGATGGCTCTGAATTTGAACATCGCAATGCATAGTAAGTTTGATCGCAAGCAATATTTTTATCCAGACCTGCCAAAGAACTATCAAATTTCACAGTTTGATGAACCTATTGCTGAAGATGGTTGGATTGAAGTAGAGGTCGCTGAGAAGGGGAAAGAGACCTACTTGAAAAAGATTGGAATAGAGCGGCTGCATATGGAGGAGGACGCTGGCAAGTTAGTCCATGCGGGTAGTGATCGATTAGCAGGATCTACTCATTCGTTAGTTGATTACAATCGCGCAGGAGTTGCTTTGGCTGAAATTGTTAGTAAGCCAGATTTAAGGACTGGTAGGGAAGCGGCTGAATATGCATCTGAGATTCGACGAATTGTTCGTTATTTAGGTGTTTCGGATGGAAATATGCAGGAGGGTTCATTGCGATGTGACGTCAACATTTCTGTGCGCCGTGGCCCAAAGGCTCCTTTTGGCACAAAGGTAGAGATTAAGAACATGAATTCTTTCTCCGCAATTCAAAAAGCCTGTGAATATGAGGTTCAGCGTCAAATTAAGGCTTATGAGGCTAATGAGCCAGTAGTACAGGAAACACGTTTATGGGATGAGGGAAAGCAGTTGACTAAGAGTATGCGCTCTAAAGAAGGCAGTAGTGATTATCGATATTTTCCTGATCCAGATCTTGGCCCTATTGAAGTCGCTCCTGAGTTGAAAGAGAAATGGTTGTCTGAACTTCCAGAGTTGCCAGCCCAAAAGCGGCATCGTTATGCCGTTGAGTATGGCCTTTCCGCTTATGACTCAAGAGTATTAACTGATGAGCTTTCTATGGCTAGATTTTTTGAGGAGACAGTTGCAGGAGGAGCAAATCCCAAAGTGACATCTAACTGGATTACAGGGGATATAGCTGCTTACGTAAACTCAAACAGGTTGGACTATACAAAGTTACCATTGAAACCTGAGGGTTTGGCAGAGATGGTGCAGATGATTGAGGAAGGTAAAATTAGTGGCAAAATTGCGAAGGAAATTCTTCCAGATTTATTGGCTCAAGGTGGATCCCCAAGGAGAATGATTGACGAGCGGGGGCTTGGAATGATTAGTGATTCAAACGCTCTGCTAGTGGTTATTGATGAGTTGCTAGATCAGTTTTCAAAGGAGGTTCAAGACTATCGTGATGGGAAAACCAAGTTACAAGGATTCTTTGTGGGGCAACTTATGAAGAGGACAGGGGGCAAAGCTGATCCAAAACTTGCCAACCAACTCCTGGTTATGAAGCTAAAAGGAGAAGAGCCTAAATAA
- a CDS encoding NAD(P)/FAD-dependent oxidoreductase — translation MKASKPLLILGGGLMGLAIAHALAKRGRTVEVLSRNRSEAAGFVAAGMLAPHAEGLSNELLKLSQLSLKAIPSWVESIEKDSGIGCDLRNCGIVVPFRSYSELETYSTASFGEHLNRKDLEKEIPGLASKWQAGLFFPQDGQIDNRRRLMRALEKACAELNVHFQEGVEVLEIIHDNHFFTGAKVRNAEGKVTILPAKEAVLCSGAWSSNLLKELPIFPVKGQMLSIQGPKAALKRIIFGPGTYLVPRDDGLIVVGATSERGAGFREGLTPFGQTELQKGIKNLLPNAITWPPMERWWGFRPCTPDEKPLLGPSSIQGLWLATGHHRNGVLLAAITAELISKSICEIPLKNELKVLMKAFLWNRFHTQAKDS, via the coding sequence GTGAAAGCTAGCAAGCCCTTGTTAATTCTTGGCGGTGGCCTAATGGGTCTTGCGATAGCTCACGCGCTAGCCAAGAGGGGCCGTACTGTAGAAGTTCTTAGTAGAAATAGAAGTGAAGCCGCAGGCTTTGTAGCAGCGGGCATGCTTGCACCACATGCCGAGGGATTAAGCAACGAGCTTCTAAAGCTGAGCCAATTAAGTCTTAAAGCCATTCCTTCATGGGTGGAAAGCATTGAAAAAGACAGTGGAATAGGTTGCGACTTAAGGAATTGCGGAATTGTGGTGCCGTTTAGGTCGTATAGCGAACTAGAGACATATTCGACTGCATCCTTTGGTGAACACCTAAACCGAAAAGACTTAGAAAAAGAAATTCCTGGACTTGCCTCAAAATGGCAGGCAGGATTATTTTTTCCACAAGACGGACAAATCGATAACAGAAGAAGACTAATGCGAGCGCTAGAAAAGGCCTGCGCTGAATTGAATGTGCATTTTCAAGAGGGAGTAGAAGTGCTGGAAATCATCCATGACAACCACTTTTTCACAGGTGCAAAGGTGCGCAATGCAGAAGGGAAAGTTACTATTCTTCCAGCAAAAGAAGCGGTGTTGTGCAGTGGGGCATGGAGTAGCAACTTATTAAAGGAGTTGCCAATCTTTCCCGTCAAAGGACAAATGTTGTCCATCCAGGGACCTAAGGCTGCATTGAAACGAATTATTTTTGGCCCAGGTACTTATTTGGTCCCTCGAGATGATGGACTGATTGTCGTGGGAGCAACTAGTGAAAGAGGGGCTGGTTTTAGAGAAGGCCTTACACCATTTGGTCAAACAGAACTACAAAAAGGGATCAAGAACCTTTTACCCAACGCAATTACATGGCCTCCCATGGAACGATGGTGGGGTTTCCGGCCATGCACCCCAGATGAGAAACCTTTATTAGGACCATCATCAATTCAAGGGCTCTGGCTTGCGACTGGACACCACCGAAATGGGGTACTTCTAGCGGCAATTACAGCAGAACTAATCAGCAAATCTATTTGTGAGATTCCACTCAAGAACGAACTAAAGGTACTAATGAAAGCATTCTTGTGGAATCGCTTCCATACTCAGGCCAAAGACTCATGA
- the pstS gene encoding phosphate ABC transporter substrate-binding protein PstS — protein MILYNKTLLCSALLLLSASTYACGSSSTTPLRGAGASFPAKIYARWFSDLAKAGGPKVNYQSIGSGSGRKAFIDETVDFGASDDPMNAKDIAKVQRGLVQIPIIGGTIAFGYNYDCDLKLTQKQAVRIAIGKIKNWKELGCAEGKLTWAHRSDGSGTTKAFTNSMKDFSNEWTLGSGKSVNWAGSNAVGAKGNAGVAGVIRNNPGTIGYLNQSYIKGKIKAASLENLSGEFLKPTVDSGAKALNGINLDSNLAGNNPNPTARGAYPITTLTWILAYKTDNGSKQQAIQKALRYLLSDAAQNKAAKLGFIPLQGNILLKSRNAIDRIGE, from the coding sequence ATGATCTTGTACAACAAAACGCTCCTTTGCTCTGCTTTACTACTCCTGAGTGCCAGCACATACGCTTGCGGTTCCTCAAGCACTACTCCACTAAGAGGAGCAGGAGCATCATTTCCCGCAAAGATTTATGCAAGATGGTTCTCAGATCTCGCAAAAGCAGGCGGACCTAAAGTCAATTATCAATCCATTGGCTCAGGTTCAGGCAGGAAAGCGTTTATTGACGAAACTGTGGACTTCGGAGCATCCGATGATCCAATGAACGCGAAAGATATCGCGAAGGTCCAACGTGGCTTAGTTCAAATCCCAATAATCGGAGGGACTATTGCATTTGGGTATAACTATGACTGTGACCTGAAGCTCACTCAAAAACAAGCAGTTCGTATTGCAATAGGAAAAATCAAAAACTGGAAGGAACTTGGTTGCGCAGAAGGAAAACTCACCTGGGCACACCGCTCTGACGGTTCCGGCACCACAAAGGCTTTCACAAACTCAATGAAAGATTTCTCAAACGAGTGGACTCTGGGCTCTGGTAAATCAGTCAATTGGGCTGGTTCTAATGCCGTGGGAGCCAAAGGCAACGCAGGTGTCGCCGGAGTAATTAGGAATAATCCTGGCACCATTGGCTATCTCAACCAGTCCTATATCAAAGGCAAGATAAAAGCCGCATCTCTCGAAAATCTCTCTGGTGAGTTCCTCAAGCCAACTGTGGACTCAGGAGCCAAAGCACTCAATGGAATCAATCTAGACAGTAATCTCGCCGGAAATAACCCCAACCCCACCGCTCGAGGTGCTTACCCTATTACAACCTTGACCTGGATCCTGGCCTACAAAACTGATAATGGCAGTAAACAGCAAGCAATCCAAAAAGCATTGAGATATTTATTAAGCGATGCGGCCCAAAACAAAGCTGCCAAGCTTGGATTCATTCCTCTCCAAGGAAATATTTTACTAAAGTCAAGAAATGCTATTGATCGCATTGGTGAGTAA
- the ndk gene encoding nucleoside-diphosphate kinase has product MAVERTFIAIKPDGVQRGLVGEILGRFERKGFKLIGLKQLTPSRALAEQHYGVHRERPFFNGLVDFITSGPVVAMVWEGDGVIASARQLIGATKPLEAEPGTIRGDLAVNIGRNVIHGSDGAETAQFEIGLWFQAAELNDWLPSDQVWRVEA; this is encoded by the coding sequence ATGGCTGTTGAAAGGACCTTTATTGCTATTAAGCCAGATGGCGTTCAGCGAGGGCTAGTGGGTGAGATTCTTGGACGCTTTGAACGCAAAGGATTCAAGTTGATTGGCTTGAAACAGTTGACTCCTAGCCGAGCGTTGGCTGAACAACATTATGGGGTACATCGTGAACGTCCATTTTTTAATGGTTTAGTTGATTTCATTACAAGTGGTCCTGTAGTTGCAATGGTTTGGGAAGGAGATGGTGTGATTGCAAGTGCTCGTCAATTAATTGGGGCTACTAAACCTTTAGAGGCGGAACCTGGGACGATTCGTGGTGATTTGGCTGTGAATATTGGACGCAATGTCATCCATGGCTCTGATGGGGCAGAAACAGCTCAATTTGAAATTGGGCTTTGGTTCCAGGCTGCTGAGTTAAATGATTGGCTCCCTTCAGATCAGGTCTGGCGAGTTGAGGCATGA